One Plasmodium yoelii strain 17X genome assembly, chromosome: 5 genomic window, actgAACTTCTTGGACAAGCTACAAGTGGTGAGATACTACTACACCAAATAGTATTATACATTTGTTCAAAATTtctataatcatttgataaactaGACAATAGTTCATAATAAGAACttcctttattaatatttaaatcatttttaagtttttcatatttttcaaacaATTCTCCAGCATTTTCTAAACATTTTTTGCATTGGGGTTCTTTTTCTTCACCAATTTCACtatacatgttacataatgatttaaatgcatcataaaaattagatatatctttaatatcgaTATTcatcgattttatttttttacatataatatcatccttgttattattactatcacTATTATCAGATATATGCTTATTATAACAACTATTTGATTTTATATAATCAGTATAAAAATAGTCTAACATGAtcgtttcatttttttttttttgatttattttattaattaaccataaaatagcgTATTCAACAATTTTATCACTATCTATATCTTCCTCACCAAACATATTTAGtaacaatataaaaccatagataatattttcttcacCACTACAATCCTCACTATCAGAGAAAAACGATTTTAATAAATCCCtagaattatatttttccgGGGTTTTCTGATCATCATTAAAATATTCATCGATCGTATTAATTAGATTACactacgaatatattttacgaattaaacaaaaaatgtattaatataaatgttactataattaaaattaatataatttataggaatgtaacatacgaataatatatgaaaaaggaTATATACCACTTTATAagacattataatgaaattctgTTATAATTTGTAGATTACGCGGGgtgatgttatttatatatattgtataaaatatatggtaTATTTACTTAATCTCTTTACGTAGCAGTTATATTTCGTTAgacatattattcttaattttaaattcatataaaataataatacattagtattactaaaatcatattatacttattttatgacattTAGCTAAATttccttaaatagagggttgctTATACACTTTtaccatatgtatatatgatgcattttatacaaaaaatactattcttactaacatttggtataactttattataaaaattaatatacttttataatgaatttaaaaaatatatacatattctttaatatagaacacaAACAACGTCATAAAACTCAAATActacacaaatataaaaaattaagaaagctattattagaatccttaaagtatataaatagtaattttttaaatatattaaattagtatatacttgtttcttataatatatattatagttttttctaaaataatagcattttcaaatttagtTACTTGCTCCACTTTCTatgtaaattatataaatttatattatttttatttaatatagataaattaaaaaataattttaatgcgttaaataactttattttattcctacatattcCAATTGAGTAGTATTCtctattgggtaattttataatattttttacgcATAATTTCCACTCtctaaaacaacaattagcactgaaccagTATTTATTAagctatttataagcttaaatacgttttatatgtagattgtttttaaaataatactaagCAAATactaaatattaacatataaataactattgacgcaaattttaaagtataatagaaaactatgtttaattaagtTGTTAAATTGctctttaagaggagagagataagatatatttgccattttaatatataaatttagataaacaTTTCCTAAATACTATGCATTGTTCATtcttatcttatatatttattgatatAGTTATCAACGTATGTGCATTCacttaatttattaaaaattctatattttattaattatatggtaAAACAATGATAACATAATATGCGTTAacatggaataataaaagaaaatttaaCGTTGAATCGTTCCTTTTCACAATTTATTcagttttttaaaataccAAACTACAAATCccaaattggatctttaaaaaatatataacaatgatacctttataatgtattattatgtgtcttttatataatatgaacaTTTAATTATGTGAAGTTTctacaataaaaaatatttaaatattaattattgatagagtattttattatattatattatatttataggggtatataataatgcattttACCtaccatattatttataattgttagaacaaaatataatattaaactttattaatatatttatattttattttttaactattttaaaatataatatatttatacctcaaaatataaaatttaaaaattaatagagattaatctattattatacctttatgataattaaattaatatatataactattcctatcaatataaattagaacattaatataaatgcaaattattgaaatgaaaaaaatgattattatatatatttataatttataaatttattataactatagtagattttttatgtattactaaaaatgttagatgcataaaatgcattttatagataacgttgtattgtcgaatatcgatcgatattttatgaatctatattattacatttcaGTTGGATAATACGAtttaagtaaaaataaatatgatacaagttataagttttactaaataaaatgtttcatcaaccaaaaaaacatattatgttatacataattcaatatagtccctgattaacaagttttatataataggcaattatgatatagtataatatgaattcgtatataataaatatctatattaatatatgcaatatagacattttatttaatcatattaaatcggcatgaacactctatatatattataacttatgaaaaaatgtgatGTGACCactttcatattaatggcagtacccatttttttgttgcatatttaaacttcatctcgtgattaaacataaGGGATGATACATacatttaattagtgttcaaattataaaaaattaaatgcaatataatacttagccctaacccgaatatgggtacCACAAACACAACcctgacccacaacataaaaactatacaAAAATTCCTtccaatagacagtttcttaaaatatataaatcattattactattcctgaaatactaactctcttcgaatcatatatcaatgattcattctcttctttatattttttattttttctcttagttttagtttttgaaatcgtttccgaaatccaaataacgaatactaatataaaatgttaagaagcgtattatttttttgttaacgtttacatatatatgatgaaaataatttttaaattccttattatttaccttataagaaattcccaaaaaaatTGGTAGTGCagcaaatatcgataaaactataaataatttgcttgctatcgacgaacttgatgatgcaTCTTCAGATGTTAGTGCATAAATGCTTGTTTCTATCTCTGGAAAGGATGAACAATTTTTAcagttattttttaaattataataatcagTTGATAGTGTATACAATATTTGCTTATAGGAACTATTATTAACAATATTCggttttttattaatttcttCAATATTTTCAGCAAACTTTTTGGCATATTGCAAACAGTTTGTGCAATTTGACATGTTTTCATCAAATCCAGTATACATTTTACATAATGATtgaaatgcatcatataatttagatatatctttaatatctatattcaaaaaataattttttttatttaaaagatCCATATAACTGCTATTATCTTTAACGCCATTTATAGACTGTTTATAATCTCCACTaccatttatatatgtatcataAAAATGTTGTAAATGGCTGACGCTGCTACTATTATTTTCCTTTAGggttaacatataacttaaccatatcataatgtattcaacaatattcatataattgTTTGCATATTTCGAAAACAAATCAGAATTCTTAAAGAatgcattaaaaaaatataaacatccagcattaattttGTCGAGATCATTATCACAATCACCAGTACAATACCCTTTGAAATTAGTATcatcattaaatttatatttttttttattcgaaTCATATTCTAAATTCGTCATTACATAAATGAAGTTAttaaactaaaaaaaaattttttaaatttaataaaaacatgtattattgaaaattttattaaaatgaagtttaatgatatttatatataatacaatatcaaaaaatgtaaaggaaattattattattaaaaaatgcatataccacatCCTTATCCATTGTGATGAAatttagttttatatttgtaaattaaGTAGAATCATGTTGTTTTATATACGTTGCCCCCAATATGTGACataaatactttaaccctatatataacaactgtctgtagttaaatatattataactttttaataattaaattattatgcatagtaaaattatattattagtaaAGAAACGttttattccattttatgataattatctgaattaccttaaatagaggttgattaatacatttttgatcaaatgtatatatgatgcattttatacaaaaaataactattattaataaaatatggtataactttattataaaaattgatatacttttataaagaatttaaagtatttttgaacatagaaaaggaatatatttatatcttctgttttaatgatttcaattctaaaacttaaatactgtataaatttaaaaataaaaaagttttattattattataatccttaaaaccatataaataataattttctaaaatatattaaatttttatatactcgtttcttataatatataatatagttttttctaaaattatagtattttcaaattaagttaaaTGCTCCACATttgatgcaaattatattaatttaatattacttttaattaatatataagcATTCAcaattcattttaatgaatcttataacattatttttatttctatatactttaatttataaatattccgTATTAGATAATTatagaatatattttgcacatcaTTTCCGTAGTTTAAAACACCAATTAGTACTGAATCCGTACTTAtgctatttataagcttaaataagtctttgaatgtaggttgttttaaaaatcatacatagtaaatattaaatattagtgtataaataagtattgatgcaaattttaaagtataatgtaaaactatatgtattaggttggtatattgcactttgagaggagagagataagatatctttgctcttttaatatataaatttagataaatattcgcTAATGTTATGTATAgttaattttatcttatatattttattgttatagttatcaatgtatatacattcaaatagtttattaaaagatatatattatattaattttatgataaaacAATGCTATTTGTAATTAaagattatttattaaacaattataatataatacgcgttaatattgaataataaaaagatatTTAACGTTGAGtctttatacttttttttatttatccatattttataatataaaattataaatcccaaattggatctttaacaaatatataaaaattatgcctTTATAATGCATcattatgtgtcttttcaataatattaatatttaattatatgaaggtttcacaataaaacaatatttcaatattagttattagtaTAGTATTTAttagattatatgtataggcatatattaataacgatattatatctatcaaattatttacaattattataacaaactataacattatattttattaatatacttatattttattttttaaatcttttgaaatataatttatttatacctaaaaactataaagtttaaaaattaataatgatcaatctaatattatacctttatagtaaataaattaatgtatatataactatttatatcaatattaattaaaacttTAACATAAAAcgatactatatataatcaaaaattaaaaggacagtatacatatatctataatttatttttttattaatatacatatttttattgattattaaaaatgttagatgcataaaatcccttttatagataacgttgtattATCGAATCTCGATATACTATggatctatattttatgagtgcctattatatattggtaatatgtttaattaacaataaaaatatacccaTTAAcctgaaggtatattatacTGTAGGGAACTGTTCCAAatgaattaaattataattatactcctatatataaaattattatactgttcggttataaaaatacgacttgaatcaaaataaatatgatacaaataataagttttgctaaataaaatgtgttCATCAACCAaagaaacattttattttatacataattcaatatagcccctgattaacaagttttatataataggcaattatgatatagcataatatgaattctatataatcaatatagacattttattttaatcatattaaattgacatgaacactcaatttaatatattataacatatgaaaaaatattatgcgACACATCTCATATTAATGGATATGTTCCTTTGGGGGGGGGTATATTTGGCTTTTGAATTTCATCTTCTGTTTAAACATACggaattatacatatattaaattagtgttcaaattataaaaaattaaataaagatataatacttaaccctaaccccaatatgggtcccacaacataaaaactatataaaaattatgcaaaaattatttatttccagatagacagtttcttaaaatatataaatcattattactattcctgaaattgccactctcttcgaatcatatattaacgattcattttcttctttatattttttattttttctcttaaatattgtttttgagctcgtttccgaaatccaaataacgaatactaatataaaatgttaagaagcgtaCAGTTGTTTtttaatgtttgcatatatataataattttttttttaattccttattatttaccttataagaaattcctaaaaaaaatgctattgcaccaaatatcgataaaactgtaaataatttgtttcctatcgacgaacttgacgTATCTTCAGATGCTAGTGCAGAAATTTTTGATTCTATCTCTGAAAAAGATGGAATATCGCTATATTtctcatttaaattattataatcagttAATAAAGCAGATAATATTTGAAGATGTGAGGCACCTTcagttttatatttattgtttagatttgtatatttttgaaCAAAACTAGTAGCATCATTTGACAGTGTTTCGCCTTTTTTATTCTGTACACCATTACCATACATACTACATATTAATTTggatgcatcataaaatttagacagatcttcaatatctatattcatcaaatatttttctttatttatgaaTTCCTCAAGATTTGTAAATGTACTGGaatgttttataaatttactatatttattattattatctacaTGTTTAGTATAAAATTCGTTTATTTTAGTGAAATTTTTCCTTGTGAtttgatttaatttataacttaaccataaaataatatatagaaaaaatggTTTAGTATCGTTTATAATACCACCTTTAGTTGGGTATTTACCAAAATATTGTCCAAGTAACCATAAAAATCCAATCGTAATTTTTTCAAGTTCAGTATTACAGTCTTTACCAGGGCAATAATTACTGTAATTACTAATAGTTTCTAGTTCAAGTTCTCcacttttatttaattcatcgGGTAAATACTTCCTCAAAATATCAAAGTTTGAACACTAAAAaaccatataaaaaaaatgataaaaatatgtattaagaaaatgttattaaaataaaacttaatgaagtttatagaaaatatatcaaaaagtGTACATACTATAGAATCATCCATTATGCtggaatataatttataatctcTAGGTTAAGGGGGtatcatattatatgtatatactaaaataggtaatacaattatttaacCATATATACAGCATTTATctgtagataaaaatatttttattaatatcaatttaaagataatgtagaacaatatatacttttatggTAGTTAGATAAATTGCATTATTTTGGGGGCTGTTTAATACATGttttatcatatgtatatataatacaattttacataaattgttatccttaataacatttatatgaggattattataaaaattaaagtaaCATTGTAATGAATTTAGAATATTTCTtcttatacatatgctttaatatagaaaataaatatcatatcttttgttttaatagcTGTCcttttaaaacataaaaactgtataaatataaaaaataaaaaatattattattagtataatttctaaaagtatataaatatattttttctaatatatttgtttcttataatatataatatataatacaattttttctaaaattataacatttataaaataagttgcattgCTCTCTTtattaattgcatatacatgattttaatattatttttatttaatatatgtccattctaattatatttaacattttcaataactttatttttattcccatataattcaatttataaatatatttattatttaattttataatatattttgcacatatttcccacggtttaaaacgacaattagcattggacccgtatttataagcttatataactattttaatgcatattgtttttaaaataatacttagtaaatattaaatatataacacataaatacgtattgatgaaaatttttaagtataataaaaaattatgtgtattaggttggtatattgcactttgagaggagagataagggaagtatgattttttaagacaaggatgtagccatataagatttacttattctacatagtttaattatgccttatatttttttaccttTAAAACTTTCAATTcgtgtatatattaaaattattcattAGAAATaactataattattaattttctaaatatatgatttgcttttgtatttataataaactatatttttaagtaaactatagaattattaatattattttgattggcagtgttaattctaatattatcgcATTAAAGAATACTTAAATgaatgttataataattaatttgatgttttgtgcatacaattttaattttatcatacctttaataatatatataatgaatttataccccatgtaatatatcaaattaacataatgtatttttcgtatttaatactttatctattgttattactattattattgttgctGCTAGAtcactgtatagtacaacggaataattaatgcccttaatataaatactttaaatcaaTGTATGATATGTCCGTGATTCATTGTTTaaagtataacattttataacatatatactaCCTCGTAAAacgatatatttataatacatatttattaatttatatatgataacctaataaaaataacattagttcaaattaaattaatttttatttgccttttcgataaaattaatattagtatttaattatatgaagtttcacaataaaacaatatttcattaGTAGTTATTAGTAGagcattttattaaattatatgcatagatatataataataacgctattctatctatcatattatttataattattataacaaaatatgatattaaatattattaatataattatatttttttaactattttaaatataatatatttctaatttatatatacttcaaaactataaagtttaaaaatggttattgattaatctaataatatacctttatagtaaataaattaatgtatatataagtatctctattatttgaatttaaaaccttaatataaatataaagaaaatgatattatatataaccgaaagttaaaaggataatatacatatatctataatataatctttatgtattactaaaaatattagatgcataaaacatattttataggCATTGTTGTATTTTCGAATCTCGATCGATATcccatgcatctatattttatgactacttattatatattggtaatatgtttaattaatgtTAAAAACACATATGTTAATCCGAATATATATTGCAATGTAGACAATTGTTCCAAATGAAtcatcatataattaatatccAACATCATATATAATTCTATTATTACACTTCATTTGGCGTAATATAAttgaaattaaaacaaatatgacacaaataataagtttattaaataaaatgtttcatcaaataaataaatatattgcgTATTATGATAttcataattcaatatagctctGGGTTAACAAGTctcatataataaataattatgatatatcataatatgaattactatatgaaatatagacatttttttaatcatattaaatcgatatgaacactaaattatatatattataatttatgaaaaaattttatgtgattcttttcatattaatggtagtaccccttttttggttgcatatttaggTTTTACCgcgtgattaaacatatgtGAATggtcatatatttaattagtgttcaaattataaaaaattaaatgcaatataatacttagccctaacccgaatatgggttccagaAACACAACCCTGGCCtacaacataaaaacaatataaaaactgaccaaaaattacttcgaaatagacagtttcttaaaataaatcaatcgTCATATTcagaatcatatattaatgattcattcttttctttacattttttagcttttctcttaatttttgtttttgaaatcgtttccgaaatccaaataaggaatactaatataaaatgttaagaagcgtaCGGTTGCTTGGTAAtgttttcatatatataatgaaaataatatataaatattatattttttaattccttattatttaccttataagcaaTTCCCAAGAAAATTGGTATTGCAGCAAGTATCAATAAAACCGGAATTAATTTGCTTGCTAGTGATGATTCTGATAATGTAACTTCAGAACCTTGTGCATAAAGCTGTTCAGAAATTTCTTCAAAACAATTTTCAGGAATTTTTGTTTTGTCTATCTCTGGAAGGGGCTTATTATCATTACATttctttattaaattatcataatcggTTGATAAAGTACACAATACTTGTTTATATGAACTGTCTTTATTGCTATTATAATCATTGTAAAGTTCTTCATAttgtttaataaatttatcagCTTTTTCCGAATAGTTTGTGCAATCTTCcttattttcatcaaattcagtatacatttcacataacgatttaaatgctttataaaatttaggTACAATTTTACTATCCATATTCAAcacatcattttttttatctaaaagtttcttataattatcataatcagttaattcatttattttcttgTTATACTTATTACAATCATGtatatattctatataaAAACCCTGTATATTGTCTTCTTCTTCACTTTTGCCCAGGTtcaacatataacttaaccatatcataatgtaatcaacaatattgatgtTATCTTTTAAAGGAGAGGGATTCACACCACAATCCTTAATGAATTCatccaacaaatataaacatccagcactTATTCTATCcaattcatttttaaaattattattattacaagaataattatttaaaaaattattattattacaagaattatttaaaaaattgtcaTCTTTAAATTGATATTTTCCTCCAATCAATTCATCGGAAATCCATTCCCTTACATTCTTGAACCTTTCAcactaaaaaaacatttaaaaacaattaataaaaacgcgaattattaaaataaattttaatgatatttatatgtaatacaatataaaaaaatttaaaggaaactattattattaaaaaatgcatataccacttgcttatccattataatggggttttatttttgatttgtaaattgagtagaatcatcctgttttatatacactgcCCCCAATATGTGACATAAATACTTTAATCCTATATATAGAAACTgcctgtagttaaatatattataagtttttcaataattaaattaatatggaataataaaataatgttattacTAAAGAAACGTTCTATTTGTGTATATGCTAATTAGCTAagttaccttaaatagagagttgcttaatacaatttttattaaatatatatgtaatgaattttatcaaaaaatgatattcttactaacatctggtataactttattataaaaattaatatacttttataatgaatttaaaaaatatatacatatgctttaatatagaacacaAACAACGTCATAAAACTCAAATACtgcacaaatataaaaaattaagaaagttattattattagaatccttaaaagaatataaataataactttttaaaaaatattaaatacttatatacttgtttcttataatatatattatagttttttctaaaataatagcattttcaaatttagtTACATGCTCCACTTTctatgcaaaatatataaatttatattatttttatttaatatagataaattataaaataattttaatgcgttaaataacattatatttatttatacatgtTCTAATTTATAAGTATTCTCTGTTgggaattttattatatattttcccatcTTTTCCACTCtctaaaacaacaattagcactgaaccagtatttataagcttaaataagcctttgaatgtatattatttttaaaataatacatagtaaatattaaatattaacatataaatatatattaataatattttaaagtataatagaaaactatgtttaattaggttgttatatcgcctttaagaggagagagataagatatattctcttttaatatataaatttaaataaatatttgctaaatgttctgaattgttcatttttatcttatatattttattgttatagttatcaatgtatatacattcaaataatttattaaaaattctatattttattaattatatggtaACGTAATGTTTtagattaaaaaatgatgattcattaaaaactaataatataataagagttaatatggaataataaaatgacagTTAACATGAATTAAGTCGTTATAATTTTCTCCATGGatccaaatttttataatataaaaccacatatcCCAAAGTGGatctttaataaatatataaaaattatatcattataatgcattattatttgtcttttcgataatattaatgtttattatatgaaggtttcgcaataaaataatatttcaatattagttatcgatagagtattttattaaattatatgtataggcatataataataacgtattatatctatcatattatttataattattataacaaaatataattcgaaattttattaatatacttatattatattttttaaatcttttaaaatattatttatttatacctcaaaatataaaatttaaaaattaatggtgattaatctattattatacctttatgataattaaattaatatatatataactattcctaccaatataaattagaacattagcataaattcaaattattgaaataaaaaaactgattattatatatatttataatttataaatttattataactatagtagattttttatgtattactaaaaatgttagatgcataaaatgcattttatagataacgttgtattatcgaatatcgatcgatattttatgaatatctattattagagttcagttggataacatgctttaaattaaaataaatatgatacaagttataagttttactaaataaaattttcataaaataaagaaacatatgatatgcataattcaatatagctctGGGTTATCATGTTTTATATgatgaaaattatgatattgCATAATACGActtcatatatattcaacatctatattaatatatacaatatagacattttgttttaatcatataaaatcGGCAtaaacactcaattatatatattataacttataaaacaTGTTACGCAAT contains:
- a CDS encoding PIR protein codes for the protein MDKDVFNNFIYVMTNLEYDSNKKKYKFNDDTNFKGYCTGDCDNDLDKINAGCLYFFNAFFKNSDLFSKYANNYMNIVEYIMIWLSYMLTLKENNSSSVSHLQHFYDTYINGSGDYKQSINGVKDNSSYMDLLNKKNYFLNIDIKDISKLYDAFQSLCKMYTGFDENMSNCTNCLQYAKKFAENIEEINKKPNIVNNSSYKQILYTLSTDYYNLKNNCKNCSSFPEIETSIYALTSEDASSSSSIASKLFIVLSIFAALPIFLGISYKYSLFGFRKRFQKLKLREKIKNIKKRMNH
- a CDS encoding PIR protein, with the protein product MSYKVCNLINTIDEYFNDDQKTPEKYNSRDLLKSFFSDSEDCSGEENIIYGFILLLNMFGEEDIDSDKIVEYAILWLINKINQKKKNETIMLDYFYTDYIKSNSCYNKHISDNSDSNNNKDDIICKKIKSMNIDIKDISNFYDAFKSLCNMYSEIGEEKEPQCKKCLENAGELFEKYEKLKNDLNINKGSSYYELLSSLSNDYRNFEQMYNTIWCSSISPLVACPRSSVTKNILITIAIIFVAASILLGVSYKYSLFGFRKRSQKQHLREMLKK
- a CDS encoding PIR protein, translated to MDKQVCERFKNVREWISDELIGGKYQFKDDNFLNNSCNNNNFLNNYSCNNNNFKNELDRISAGCLYLLDEFIKDCGVNPSPLKDNINIVDYIMIWLSYMLNLGKSEEEDNIQGFYIEYIHDCNKYNKKINELTDYDNYKKLLDKKNDVLNMDSKIVPKFYKAFKSLCEMYTEFDENKEDCTNYSEKADKFIKQYEELYNDYNSNKDSSYKQVLCTLSTDYDNLIKKCNDNKPLPEIDKTKIPENCFEEISEQLYAQGSEVTLSESSLASKLIPVLLILAAIPIFLGIAYKYSLFGFRKRFQKQKLREKLKNVKKRMNH